The sequence aatgctaatgcggctctgtgattggtttcaaacatcttatgattgtttttaagacggtcttaaagattttatttgaaaaaaataaacgatataataatattaagcagatatttttatacgaataaatattttaatacatataatacttggcgctgctaaaccgaatacaaaattgttttagaccgaatcaatatgttaattatcttattctctttctttctctcttgtgaatgtgtgtgtgtgtgtgtgggtgggtgggtgggtgggtgggtgagtgtgtgtgtgtggggggGTGTTCTGCATACGTGTGTGTattgtgtgtatgcgtgtaacattagaattaagtatagaataagttaattaactacatttgtacatatgtaaattacagtcgaaagaaattattgtaatttttagattatttaaatacaaagagaattttgtatttaaattttctcgTCTATTTTATTACCAAGATCTCTAAAATCTTGCATTGCTTCACTAGCTTCTATATTTTGAACGCCTATCGGATTGTCAGGGTCATCCTGAGACacgtttttttgtaatttttcatcTAGTAATTGCCGAACTAACTCTTACGcagtttcaaatgctttttttaattcttctagCTTTTCATGGTATTGCAATGCCTCCGTAAGATGCAGTTTTACTTTATGAAATGATTCTGCATAAGTATTACAACTATCTCTAAGATCCTCTAATTTCCGCCATGGTTTAAACATAaagcagaaaagaaaagaaatattcttccggtcgattattaacattatgtttataatgattaataagacATCCACGTTGACGCCGTTTAAGGTAATGactattatctattttatagtattcaataatattatttcgcggTTCGATTGTCGTGATATCATACCATTGTGCGAATTCATAAAGAGACACAGATTCTAATTCTTCCGGTCTATTcggataataattatctactAAAGATGGATGAAATATATCTGTAGATTCACCATCAAGAGCTTCAATTTCtttacgattttttaatttcctctgCCGTATTACATTAACATCTAACCATTTAATCGTCGTATTTCGATCAGTCCCATATAAAGGAATACCTAGCAACGTATCAGCAGCTTCAAGAGCTCCACATTCTCTTTTGCTTATGGATCGTAAACCAAAATTCCATAGAACACTTgccaatgatttatttttattattcttacaattGGCAAGATCAAAATCAGATAACTCACTTTTCGCtgctttattcaaatatttggtAACGTACCAAGTGAGCAATGTCGACTTTTCaccaataaattgtatatccaTATTTCCTTCCCATGCAGTAAGAGTAGCAggattataatcattaatatcgacttctttattttttcgagGAAGATCGTACAATCtgcttttatgttttaattgttttctaccTGCTATTGCAGTTGGCACATCTCTCATATTTACTGTTTCAGTAACGGGACGAGGAAATCCAAACCGACACCTACGAACAACTTTACGTCCTACTTTTTTAGAACGTAGACAATAATCATTATGTTTGTGTCGTTGATGCGTATCAACGCGTCTGTACAATAAtggcgaaatatttttatctggcAGTTTGCAGCTTatgtattttgaaataaattcagaCACTTCTTGAATAGAAGATTCATCGAAAATCGGTGCATCTTTAATCCAAATTAGTAAATGGAAATGTTGTATACCTCTACCTTGATATTCTCGTCGCCAAAAATAGTGTGTTACTTCACCGATCGGACAATCTttggaacaaataaaatcaagcattgcccgaaatttattatcaagaaatctCGACGTTGATACAGGATCTTTAGCAACAAGTGCACTGGTACTCAATGAAGAGTTTTGCCATCCATTGACTTCACGAATATATTCACCTAAGTCGTCCCATAGCCATTCACTAGGACTTAACGTTAGAAACCATGTTGCAGGTCCGTAATGTTGTGTCATACAAGACAAATCACTTCTCGGTCTACGCCAATATCGTTCCGTATTTCGAAGTGAAGAAAACATTGTATTTAAGTTAGATTCCAAAATTTCTTTCGACTAGCCTCTAAATACTCCGCAGGCGTTTAACGAATCCGTGGATTAGTTATATTCAGTTTATGGTAAATTCCACGACTTAACTGACGAATAATCGCCTTATTTAACTCATAAAACAAGTATTGTTGATTTACTCTAAATTATGGATGCCTAGACGTAAAACGACATTTAACATACTCATGTTCCTGAAGTTTCACCGGTCTAGTTTCATCACATTCGCCATTACAACCAAGTGGGAATAAATCTGGAAAACACATCAAATCCAAATTTTTTTCCCGATTATCCAAGGGTGAATCCTGAATTGGTAACACTTGATATAAGGTACTCGCAGtttgattttctttatttgcatGTAGAGGAACTATAGTAAACAACTGCTCGTAATAACTatcatctttatttttttgagTCAGCATTGCCTTACGTTGGTCATGTAATGTAACTTCTAcatcattttctgtttctacagcattttctgtttcttgcATTTCAAATTCTACATTATCCAAATTCcctaaaaatagtttattgtGAGTTTCGGGCAGtacaattttagaatataaaggattattatttttcaaccatATTAGAGCttcaaatacttttttaatatccacTAAATCTTCCCAGATAATTTTTGATTTAGTTGGAACAtttcaaaagtaaaataaattcgtgatTTAGGTTTATTGGATCAGTGTtagaacataatttatttaaagtctGTTGTAAAGGAAGTGGTAAATGAAATGTCCTacttttaactttttgtatcttttgtcTTTCAggtattttgttattaataactgttCCCATTTTAACAACAGTTTGAAAAGCTTTAGCTCTTTGTAAAAGCAACTTCTCAAAATCATGAAGAGACGATATTACCTCAGGTACATCATTTACAGAGAGATTATTTAGAATGCAGTAAGCAGGCATCAAACCGCTACGAAATTTCCTATCACAATAATGACATATATATTGCGGATTGATTTTTTGTTGCTCTACATATGCCACCAAATCTTTCCAAATTGGATTAGTTCGTGCTTTTTTACGTTCACTAAGTTTAGAAACACTTCTGTTATAACAAAGTCTCTCACacgatatacaaatataccgCGGTGTGTCCAGTGAACGTTTTTTCAAAACCGTAAATGCATTatgatatttagaaataatatcatcatcactcaaaattatttcagtttgcTGATGCTTGTACATATCTACTTTTTCTTGTGCTGAAGttacaatttcatttaatatattcaaatcagcAGAATATAATGCTTCGTTCAAATAcaacaatttttgataaaaattcttaagttGATAcattaaacgtttaatatttcttactttgGGGAAATGAGGCGATAATAACTGCATTGGAACAGACATCgctttacaaatatttaaatcaatataacaGCTATGCGTATGGcctaatttatcatttgaagTTTTCACGGtacattcataaatattgtGCATGAGTTTTGATACGTTCTTTaaagtacatatatttatagcttctaaaaatttttgatatcgaTCAATTAGAAGCGgatcgttaattttacataaagaatTGCACAACCACGATTTTTTTGCCTTTCCCTCCATCAAgggtaatatattttcagtctgtcctttcatatttattattagatgcTCCCTTATATTGACTTCagatgaaattatatcgtgataaatcgaatcaacaaaataattttcggacGAAGCTGTATGTCTAGATATGCCACACAGCGCACGTAATTTGTCATCAACTGTAGAACATTCTGCAACAACAGTCAAACATGTTTCTGATTTGTTTTTAAGCAGAGTtaacattttatgtatattacgaATATAGCTGTCTCTTAGATGCATACACCAGCGTATGACTTTTTCAACttctaatcatttttcaatataacctTTGCTGCAATCTGTAATATTGAGCttgtctaaaatattttttacgaataCTTCCGGAGAAtcgcgaatttttataaaattcctcACTCGAattttgacatattttttacaaatattttcggtaacatgatttttatttttattctcaagTATCGAATTAGACTTTCTTTTCTGATAATATCGCTTATTATAAAGCCACTTACGATCAGAAGATAATTCTTTTTGTCTTTCTCGTTCACGTTcagaatttatgaaataacgtTTTCGTTTTTGCGCAcgttcttttattaaattcttgtcATACCGACGCCACTTTTCAgcacaattattttctaaattctgTTCATATCGACGCCGCTTTTCAGCAAGATTATTCTCTAATTTCTGTTCATATCGACGCCGCTGTTTAGCacgattattttctaaatccTGTTCATATCGATGCCGCTGTTTAGCACGGTTATTCTCTAAATTCTGTTCATATCGACGCCGCTGTTCAGCACGATTATTCTCTAACTCCTGTTCATATCGACGCCGCTGTTTATTCCTCTTAGCATGATTCTTTTCCAAATTATGCATACATTGCTGAGAATTTTGTGCTTCTTTTACTTGATTCAATATGTCATATTCCTTTTCATATTGACGTTTTATACGTATACGGGCCGCTTCAACTTGTCTTGCTCTTACCACTGCTAATGGAAGCACTTTCTGAGGAACGTCATAGTTTAAATCTTGAGGAAAATGCTCAATAATATTTGtctcaaaaatttttattaaatgcaaacGCATTAAGCTGTGATCATATCTTACTTTTTCTGGTTTGATGTTAAATAACAATGAAACTGCAAAAGCTATTGCGAAAATACCGCAATCACTACCGTTGGGTTGACTTTGCACAGTAGGAAATTTGACAGGATACTTGATAAAGTCATGTGTTGGGAATAATTTCGTCAAGAATTGTTTATGATGCtcatgtaacattttattatttaaagaatcgtAAATACATATGTTTTTTGTATCATAATAACTACATACCCAATGTCCTCCTCCCAACGAACTATGTAGTATCTGGATATGCTTTCTATTTCTCGATATGGGTTCTATTGAATCAGGATGCTGTATTAGCACTGTATCAACAGGTCTATAATTTGAACAACTTTGTAAAAGTCgttggaaattatttatacgtgtATCACTAAGCCATTCGCCTCtggtaattatatctttttctgcAGGCATGAAAATAATATCCCTTGCTTTTAGAGACATTGTAAAtccttttacaaatttttttgcaaCTATTCAACACTTCTTTTACTCTCACCAACCTTGTATGGGCGCAAAGCGACCTTGTATCCTTGTATAGATACGGGCGCAAAGCgatccttgtatatatacgggcgcaaagcgaccttaacttaaaaataaataaaatgaaaaaaaatgagagaaagaatagagataaaaaaagaaaagggaatGTATACAGAGCGAGCgcaacgagcgagcgagcgagagagagagagagagagagagagagagagaaagagtaaatgaaataaaatgtaaaaatagaaagaaatagaaatagaaaaagagaaagaaaaatagaaaagagaaaaaaagaaaaaagacttACTTAAATATAACCAACGTAACCTGaaacaaaacatttttaaactatataactaataataaGAACATCTCATGATTCGCATAttaaggccggtattcatagtcgaatcttatatttaagaccatcttaagtgtatcttcagatactccgtagCCAATGATATCATGATctatacagcatctgcagataaacttaagacagtgttaaatataatataagatgcGACTATGAATATCGGCCTAATAAGATGGCATTGTTTCAAAAAGAGAATCTTGAAATcaaaagtattcgtacactaagaaattttacagaaaataattaccGAGGAAATGCGACACGAGCAATTGTTATGAGCAAATTCGAGCAAACATACCACTTACTTTGCACCATTAAAATATCCACAAATTCTGATTACTCGAGCGACTAATtcacgtacaagaaaaatgaaaacatttttattatatctcgaCATACCTAAATTAACCTTTTCTCGGTTCTTATTTTGACGGTCCGTATTTTGATAAtatcttccttccttctaTGGCTAACTGCGTAAAACGTTGCTACGATGCAAATCCGAGACACGCGTAGACACCAGTCACTGACGGTCGATGTATCAAACCCATTTGACGTAAGTCATAGACCATGATAATGACCTAGTTACACCGATcgtttgatacgcgtatcaagagacacggcagtgtctcgcgccaatcAAATAGTACATTGTACTGCACTGTGgctgcgttccacttgacgctcgcAACGACCGCaacgtcattctatctttattcaatgttcagtgaggaataaagacagaatgacGTTGCGGTCGTTGCGATGTGTAGTGAAAGAAGTTGAGTGAGAATGTGAAGGAAGACTCAGGCGGGAGATCCGACCGCAGCCGAGGAAGTGTTATTGTTTTAGTTCGTCGTTAAATAACCTATTCCATTGAGTGAGATTGAATACAATGTAAGTAACCTATACATTATATTCtgattattagtattatttaataatattagagaagtaaaataaaagtgtttgACCGGCCCAAGTAAATCACGCGTGTTTACTCGAGTTCTCTTTGATTCAATCGCACTTTCCGTTAATGACAACAATTTCATTTTGACATTCTTGACATAATTTAGACAttctaattttctatatacGGTTTTGTACTTTTGCAGCCAGGACAATTGGTCGAAATGTGTCTCGCACATAGACGAGCAAAAAAATTACCAGAACCGTTTCTAGTTTCGCGAGAGATTATTGTAAAGAAATAATCTGTCGCTGTAAGTTCATTCACTGAATACTTTACGAAATCCTTTCACGGAGGGGAAAATGCTTCGAGTGCGCTCCCAGAATAGCGTGTAGtaagttaaagaataaaatcagTCGAGCATCAGACTTTAATCTCGCGATATTATGACAGATCGTGAATGGTGAGTCGTTTGAATAAATCTATTTTGTTTTCACTGAGCAGGAGGCGAAATTTGTACAGGATCGTATAACAGGCGTGGAGAAGCACTTCGCTGAACTATGAGTAGAAAGAATATGCGGGTTCTAACCCAGGGACTCCGAGGGGGGGTGAGGGGCGGGGGGTATCTCCGGGGCGCGAGGGTATAGCGTCactcgggggggggggaggtcGCCGGAGTGCGAGGTATAGCGTTATGGGGGGGGGGGTATGGGTCCTTTCAAGTGTCCTCTGCGGTCGAGggtgtttatgtaaacatatCTAGGAACGAACCATGGTATACGGTAtgtttatatcttattatattttctagcgccgatacccggctgctatcaatgagatgtttatgtaaacatataTCTAGGAACCGTGGGAttgttttatagataaaaatttattttcaagcgCCGATACCCGGCTGCTGTCAATGATCAATTGAGAAGAGGCGATATACAGATCTAGGAATGGGACTGTTTAGAGAAGTTTATTTCTCAAGGGCTGATATTCGGCTGCAGGgtggaaagagacggagatatGGTACCGATATCATATaatcaaacggaaaaaaggTTTAGCATCACAGTTGGTTGCGAGTGCTCCAGAAAAGAGTTTCCTGAAAATCTTCAGTGAGAAAAGTTCTGTGCGCGCAAAACGAATTTATGTGTGCAAAACATGGAAATCGATTCCGAATCTGACGATGATTTCAACTTTGACAATGACATCGATATGGACGATATAGAGAACCGTGTCGCCCGCGATCGCCTTTTAATGGATAGTGACGAAGAAGATAGTGACGAAGAAAGTATATTATCAGACGAGAGTGCGTATCTTAGCAGTGCAGAAGTGGTCGAAGAAGAAACTCATAGAATAACATCCGATTCCCAACGAATGGCCCTTTCTCCACTCACCAGTGTCTGCACCATATACTGTTATTATTCAACGGGTGGGCCTACAGATTTGTGCATGTCATGTGCAATCAGCACAGCGAATGTAGACCTTGGACCTGTAGTGTACATTATACGAAGACACGAAGTAGACACCTGGGATGGAATATGCGGTCGCTGGTGTACAAATTGCCGCTCCACATTATATGTGATATTCCCGTGCAACATGTGCCCGATATGTACGAAGTGAACAATTAAGAAACATTGAACAGTGAAAGTGACAATACGCGAGCATGGCGGAAGAAAGACCCGAGTTCGCGGGTATGCAACGAGTATCGATGGTACAGTTTCTGTGCGACCGAGAACGCGGTATACGCGGAGCGAATGAACGCTTCGTCGGACAAGGAGTTTTCAAACGTTATCCACGCAGTGAAGGGTTGCTGTACATTGTGGGTCCTGCAGGTGTCAGGTGGTTTGAACTGTTAGTGAAGGACGAACCTTACAGCATATGCAATAGCCGTTTCTGTCGTTACAGTCGCCGATATACGGACGTTGATTTTTCCGATGATTTGTGGgactttaaaaaatacaatattccCTGGATGCATTTGGATTTTCAGTTAATACACCATGACCTTCTATGTATAGTACGTAAATGTAGAAAGTGCGGAGAAAAGATGTGCAAGTGCtccgaaatataaaaaaactattaaacAATCGGTGCGTTGCGGACAAGTATCACGTGCTTCGAAATATAACGAACTATCGAACACTGGTGAGAAGAAGTGTTTCGCGGGACAACGCAAGCACTCGTCAGCCACGAATACAACCACATTGCGGATGGAAGAGCAGCGAGAAACAGGTATGTAAtagtaaataaagaaaatgtatattacgGAAAAGCCGATCATGTAATcctgaatttaaaatatttatgttacagaAGGGGCCAGCCGCTTGCACGTAGACCGCGCTCACGAGGGTCCTCTGCGGTCGAGATGGAGGGGGTCAGCGCAAGCTGCATGGAACCGGAGGAtggggaagaggaggaggcggaagagagggaggaaggagaAGGAGTTCGTTTGGAGCGGTGATCTCTCCTGCTATAACACCACgtaagttttaaaatttttaaaataaaagaaaaaagatctaCTTCCAATATACTACACtaactaataaataactatataactaataaatatatatttgtttttatgtttaGTGACAATGGCGGGTGGAGTGAAGGAgtggaaggaggaagaaaataaaagaagagaaagtttatatactaagaatatttaatatacgtaaaagataagaatacataatataaaataatgatataatatagtaataagaaatagtaataatagtacttgtaataataagaaatagaaatagaaataataatagtagtaataataaagagatataataataatagtaataatagtatttgtaataataataaaataaaagttatataaactaatattaaattcGTTCCCCTATTCCTTCTTTCCTGCCGCTACGAAtacaatttctgaaaaataataaaaaagtcattaataataatcgatcgtAATGGAGCGaagttgaaaaaagaaaaaaacaaaaaatactcACGTATGtcatcctctttctcctcttcctcgtcttccGTCTCTTCTTctgtctcctcttcctcctcgctttcctcgtcttcgtcctcctcttcctcgtcttcgtcctcgtcgtctcGCTCCTCTTCCTCCGCGAACCTTACTCGTTTGCAGAGGAATACTGaaacaatttacaaaaatttattagtttgaaataaaaaaattaagtatataaacgaaaaagtaaataaacaaatacgtACCAACATCATCGTTGTCCTCCCGCGCGCGCTTTTTATCAAAGATAATTTCTGTAATGGCAAAAGACGATTAGTATACTtattcgtaataaaaattaaaaaataaaaagtaaaaaaattttttaaaactcaCCAATATCACTGCCCTCTTCGATCCGCATCCTTTTGTTGAGGCTCTCCGACATCTCTTCCTCCTCACTCGCCTTCCTCTTGCTCGCAACTGTAGGTTctgtaacaatattattaatcccgattattattttactattcgAACACCgttatataatactatgtaaaaaaggaaaaataaaattaattactcacCGATATCTTCCCATTCGTCCCAATTTTCGGGAGCCCACTCATCTTCTCCGTATAAATTCCTCAAATGGAAAATATCATCGTCCTCAATGTCCGGGCGCGTCCACAATTCGTCGATACACTCGTTCTCCACCCTCCTCCCCTGTCGCTCCCAGCGCGTCCACTTCATTTCGCTAATATTGATGAATCCTTTATACTCCATTCTGTCACTTTGCACGAGAACTTTTCAGTGAACTATTGAGATGCACGATCGAAGACTGAAAACTGACTGACTGAACGGGAAAAAATCTTTCGCGTGTAGCCcgtagaaaagaagaagagtagGGATTGCAATATGCAATGGTTAACATTAAGATAAATGTTGAGGTAGTAAAACTCTAAAATTCAAGAGCTCCAGAGCTGGCGTAACGTGACGCTTTCGATTTAAGCTAGATGTGCAATGGTTAACGTTAAGTGTTGAGGTAATAAAACTGCTAAAAGTCTAGAGCTGGCGTAACGTGACGCTTTTCGGTTACACAGCACGCACAGATACACGTATTTCATCCCTAATACAACTAGACAGTATCTACGGAACTAGAAGATGCAGCCTTTTCGAGAACGAtctagagaaaaaaatatttacgtttcGATGCGACAAGTTAAGGGTGAAGCGCCTCGTAGAGGATACTCGAGTGCGTGAGGGAAATGAGCGTGAGGAAAAGAATAGTACGCTTTATGTCTGGAACAGTATTTCTTTAttgtatctgtttttttacaaTGGTTTACTAAAAACCAGAGCCAACAACTCACAATCTATAATGTTATTGGCGCTGAAGCAATCGCTTGCTGATATTacgtttgttacatttttagtCTCGGCGGACgcgatatttgaaaattgtgcAATCTTTGCGTCGACCTTTTCGACGAGACGATCCAACTGAGCGTACGTCAGCTCGATGCAGCGGTCCAGATTAATCATGGCGAAGAACATCGATTCGGTCATCATCAATCGTACGTTGGACGAATCCAGACACACGAGTTTGGTATCACACACTGGACTCTCACTGAATCGCACCGTTAACGGTCCAACGGTGAGAGGACGGTCGCGAACATCCTTGCAGAGATGGTTCTGGATGTTCCATTGTTGTTCATAGAGTCCCTTCCACGTTTCAAGAGATAGGATCAGCTCGTTTCCTCGATGATCTCCTATCGCAATCTCGACGTAGCTCGGTGGACCGACGTTGATGCCGATGTCCAGGTACTTATATCCCGTAGCCGTCAGTGCGTATCGGCTGTTCAGTATACGAACTGCTCGATGTGCGGGTAAAACGctgtgagaaaaaaatcatgaataaaacaaatactTAAAAATCAAAAGTCAAAGGAGAAGATTCTTAAACGTACCTGATACATTTCTTCGGTGGAGTTTCGGCGTCCTGAAGCGGAACGTAATAGTTCATGCTGCTTCCCTCAATGGAATtcattgctgctgctgctgttggtTAGGTTTTGTATGCACTGAGGTTGACGCAATACTGAACGTGCATGAACATGTTCGATTCTTCAACCAATTATAAGGAGAGGGGATTatctaaacatttttaagCGCCGATGTCAGCGCTGCTTACGTATGGAATTTGAGTTGATGCAATACTGAACGTGCACGAACGTGTTCGATTCTTCAGCCAATTATAAGGAGGGGAGGGGAAATaagaagaattgtgtttcataaaaacatattttatttcgtatggTAAGACCACCAATTAAAcagtttaaatacattttgcaaagcaCACTTGGTTACATGTTTGTTACAACGCAAAGTATGCGTAACGTCCAGAGTATTCAAAGATGGTACGTCTTCGTAGTGAGCGTCGATAGTCTCGATGTAGATATCGTCGTCATCCAGGAGTAGATTCC comes from Ooceraea biroi isolate clonal line C1 chromosome 8, Obir_v5.4, whole genome shotgun sequence and encodes:
- the LOC105286098 gene encoding eukaryotic translation initiation factor 3 subunit A-like, with the protein product MLHEHHKQFLTKLFPTHDFIKYPVKFPTVQSQPNGSDCGIFAIAFAVSLLFNIKPEKVRYDHSLMRLHLIKIFETNIIEHFPQDLNYDVPQKVLPLAVVRARQVEAARIRIKRQYEKEYDILNQVKEAQNSQQCMHNLEKNHAKRNKQRRRYEQELENNRAEQRRRYEQNLENNRAKQRHRYEQDLENNRAKQRRRYEQKLENNLAEKRRRYEQNLENNCAEKWRRYDKNLIKERAQKRKRYFINSERERERQKELSSDRKWLYNKRYYQKRKSNSILENKNKNHVTENICKKYVKIRVRNFIKIRDSPEVFVKNILDKLNITDCSKGYIEK